Below is a genomic region from Aminiphilus circumscriptus DSM 16581.
GCGGGATTTTTTCTCGCTCTCCATTTCGCCACGTGGATTTCCTCCCTCGCCTTCACCACCGTGGCGAGCAGCGTCGTTCTCGTGAACACCATCCCTCTCTGGGTAGGCCTGCTCTCTCCCTTCGTGACGGGAGAGAGACTTTCCACCCTGACCAAAATGGGCATCGCCGCGAGCGTTGCGGGAGGCGCCGTGGTGGGATGGGGGGATTTTGCCCTCGGAGGCAAGGCACTTCTGGGTGATTTTCTCGCCATCTGCGGAGCGATCTCCGCCGCAGGCTATTTTCTCTTCGGCCGCATCGTCCGCCCCAAACTCTCCCTTCTCTCCTACGTCTTTCTCTGCTACGGCACGGCAGCGATTTTCCTCGCCCTTGTCGTCCTCGTTTCCGGCACCCCCGTCACGGGATTTTCCTCCACCACCTGGTGGATGTTCCTCGCCATGGCGATCATCCCGCAAATCCTGGGACATTCCAGCTACAACTGGGCGCTCCGATGGCTCTCCGCAGGGTTCGTGGCCGTGGCGCTTCTCGGAGAGCCCATCGGCAGCACGATCCTGGCCTATCTGCTCCTCGGTGAGAAAATCACCGTCATCCGGCTCGCCGGAATGGCCCTTATCGGCTGCGGCATCGTCCTCGCCGCAAAAGGCGAGCGCTGATGTCCCCGAATGCATCCGGAACAGAAGCTTCTTCCGTCGGATTCGCTCCACCCCGGCGCCTCTTCGTGGTAAAATTGAAAAAAGATTTGCACCGGTAGCGATCAGGGAGTTTCTCCCGCACGATCCCCGGAGCATTCTGGCGGTTTTTTCGTCATCATGGTGATGACACGGAATCTTTTCTCCATATCACGACAGGAGGGGTAAGGCATGTCCGACGTGTACGAATTCGAGGGCAACACGGCGAAGCAGGTGACCGAAGAGAGCACCGTCGAAATGGAGACATCTTCCCGAAGCGACACGGATTCCCTGATGCGGCGCATCAACAACCTGGAGATGACGGTTCTTGCGGTGGCACTCGTCCTCGGCATCGGCCTCGGGTGGGTGTGGTGGAACGCCCGAGGGCTGGAACAGACCGTGGCAAGCCAGAAAGCCCTTCTCGAAACCCTTGGTGGTACGGTCGCATCCTACCAGGCGGAACTCTCCGGCCTGAGTGGACGCCTTGCCGCTGCCGAACAGGGACTCGGCACGGTGGAACAACTCCGTGGGGAGACCGCTGCCGTGGCGAAGGAATTCGAGTCCATCCGGACCGGCGTTGACGTTCTCGCAGGAAACATGAAAGCTGTCTCCGAACAGCTGAATCGCCACAGCGACATCTTCACCAGGGACGCCGAGGCCAAC
It encodes:
- a CDS encoding DMT family transporter encodes the protein MNTDRPRISPYIPLFFGICAISTGAIFARLADAPSLAIAAYRAGLASLILLPFALATRRKEMAALSRRDLYRVIGAGFFLALHFATWISSLAFTTVASSVVLVNTIPLWVGLLSPFVTGERLSTLTKMGIAASVAGGAVVGWGDFALGGKALLGDFLAICGAISAAGYFLFGRIVRPKLSLLSYVFLCYGTAAIFLALVVLVSGTPVTGFSSTTWWMFLAMAIIPQILGHSSYNWALRWLSAGFVAVALLGEPIGSTILAYLLLGEKITVIRLAGMALIGCGIVLAAKGER